TTACTGATACTATAAAACAGAATAATCCTATGTGAAAACAAGTAGTATGAAAACAAGTAGTATGAAAACAGTTGAGCAATTGCTTTTCTCATTGTGCTTTAACTCCCTGCTTGATGGGAGAGGCGTCAATTGTGGTTTGGCCACATAACGCCTGGTTAGGGACTTTCATGTTTCATGGCAGGCAGGTCCTATTTCTACTGCTCTCCTGTAACTGTAGGTACAGTGCTGTTTGGTCCCCAAAATTCTAAAACAAACTTCAGGTCAGACCATCTTGGCATTTTCTTAGAGATAGAGGCGAAGCATTTAGCTCCTCTTGACCAAACCATCCGCTGACATCAGACATGGACGAGGCTTAGTCCAACACTTCCTGTTTGACACTGCCGTGAATGGGGCCACGCGTCCCGTTGCTCCTCCCCTCCCTGCGGAGGACGTATTCGCTGAACTGGGAGGAATCTACTCCTCCGCCGCACGCCCCTGCGATCTCGAACCCTCTCTGCTGCAACCTCTCCAACACCTGTCAATCAGACACACACGGATTACAAACGCGGCGTTTGAAAACGGGGGTGGGGTCATTTCAGAGATTGGATGATTTAGGTTGGAGTCCTAATATGGTCATGCAGGACTCCAGTCTGTGGAAGTCAACCCAAGTGTGAACGTGCAAATTTGACAAACAAACAGCCCAGACTGTGACTATAGGCCCTACACTGGtcgtccctttctctctccagacCTAGCAGGCAGAAGCCAGACATGGCACGGAAAAGACCCCTctcacagaacaacacacaaacacggacATGCAGTGACAGTCTTTAACCCCTTTTACAAGTAGAATATggtatgtcccaaatggcaccctactgtGGACACTGGTCAAAAGTGGTACACTAAATAGGgaaaaagggtgccatttgattGGCGAACATGAGCTCTTTAGCTGTAAGATGACATTCCATAAGCATGCCCTGAAGGAGCATCTGTTCCTCCTTGCCTCTATCCTTTTCACTCCtctttgtgtgtgactgttgcAGGCAGTACATTAGAAACCTGCATCTGCCTTCAACCCgctctctctccaactctttattttttcctttctgcctcctgtctccctccctctctctctctgcctcctgtctacctccctctctctctctgcctcctgtctccctccctctcactctctgcctccctctccctccctctcactctctgcctcctgtctgcctccctctctgtctgcgATTGTTGCTTCTTCTACAGTTCCGGCCGACACAGCTGATTGACACGTTTTATAGCTGAACAAGATTCATCTTCGTCTCCCTTGGCTGCTCAGGCCCAGAAGGACGTTACTGGAGGGCTCCAAGGCAGGCCTACTGGTTAATGTGATAAAACCTGCGTTGATGTGGGTTCATTAATGTGACGTGAGCTGAAGTGACCTTATCTGTTGCGAGGGGTTGTAGTAAAGTATTTTCATGTTCTGAGGGGTTGTAGGGCATTAACAAGTAGTTTTTTTATCCGCGGTTAGGGGTTGTATTAGGGCTTTTTCATGGTTATTCTGTGGTATTGCAAGGGTAGTAGCTCTAATGGTACCTGTACAGAGTTCAGATGACAGTACCCGTTGAGTGGGAAGCGTATGACGTGAGTGGAGTCGTGGTTCCAGCCCGCGTTCAGGGAGTTGCACATGACGTCACCGACCTCCGGGAACACGTCCTCGATCAAAGCCCGGTCCCCGCTCAGAGTGATCCTCTCGCCCAGCTCTGGAGTTACCCGCACCACCACGCACTCACACTCACGCCAAACGCTCATGGCCTGGCGTTCACTCCTCCAGCGCTCTAACTCCGTCTGCAGTGGGGAGAGCTGGAAGAAGCGGGCCTCCTCGTAGAGTAGAGAGTATTCCTGCAACACATGGATGAATCCGGTTCTTCCAAAAATGAGTTAGCGACAACGTTTCACGTTATACAGTACATGGTCAGTGTTAATACAGACCAGGGCATAGGAATGGGTGGCTGTACGTGGTCACCGCCCACTCACTGGAGAGCCTGGCCATTCCATTTTGAGcagttttgacattattgttatttatgttttttaactGCCTATTAGGATACACATAAAATAAGGCATCGCTGCTGACTGGACAATTTGTGAAACTGTGATACCATTTGAAGACAAACCTGTTTTGGTAGTGCGACAATAcacaaaacaataataacaaaaaacaataataataacttttttttaaaacagcaaaatacttcccataattaatttgaaaaaataaaaacaaattatacacAGCGGCTGCTTACAGTAATTAACCACTAGTACAACTGGGCCAGGTTCACTGGAATAAACACTAGGGGGCAGTATCCTATACAGAGATTAAGCTTAGTCCAGGTCAAAATAAGGTAATTACCATGGGTGTTTTCCATTGAGTCTAGGGCTAGTCTTAATCTGTGACTTGAAAACTGGGCAAAAGTCTCACCAGGGCTGCTTCAGCAACAGGCAGATGTGTTCTGTGATTGAGTAGTAGTTGCTTCTGCAGCTCACAGTTTACATTGTAATAAATCATGGTTAGGTCTGCAGAATTAGGCGTTAAAGGGTCTGTGTGCAATAGTAAGCTTTAGTAgtaagtagtagtagtagtagatatattctatgttttattagatCATTTATTGATAGCTTCATTTCTGCTCATTCACATGTCTGCAGACTCAACCACCAAACACATTTCTAGCTACTCTTCTGTTACGGGTAGGGTCAGGGCGACTCACTTTGAAATCGTCAGGGAGAAGGAGTTTGGCGGTCCGCAGGAAATTGAGGATGTAGCGGAAAATGTGTCCGTCTCGATCAATGAAGTAGTGCTGCTTCAGACTGTCCAACACTATGGGCTCGGTCCCGTTGAACAGACGACCAATCCTGGGAGGAAGAATATCCCCATCATCAGTGGGGTTGTTCGTGTTTGACAGGAATTCATTTGAGCAAGGCTGAGGTACAGACTCACTAATCTTGATTACGTAACTAAAGTTGTTTGGTAGTGTCTTCACGCGCGTGTTAATTACCGTGACTCCGGGTACTTGGTGAGTGTAGCCAGGCTGCTGGTGTACATGTGACCTCCTACGTCGATGTGCACTGGGGCGTTGGTCTTGGTGAgctgggggggggtggggatgCCCCCGGAAcccaggggagagacaggggactGGGAGACCGGCGGCCGGCTGGCCATGCTGCTAACACGGCTGTcctggggaaggaggaggaggagaagataTATTTCATGTCCACAGAAGTGAGTCCCGCATACCGCACATTAGTGAGCAAGGAGGCGTTCCTTTATTCACTGGAGGGGGCCATTATTCACTGAGCCACTGACAGGACAGCAGCGCACAGTGCTAGACTGGGATTTCATTCATACTCTGTCCACGCCTTGAGCGCAATCAGCGACAACTCATGATGCTGTACATTACATACAGCGGTTCAGGCCTTTTCACAGACCGTGTGGCCAGTGTGTCAGGGCTGGTGGTGACGAAGGCTGAGTGTGGATAAAAGAGCACCTCTGCAATACAGATGAGGTCTGAGATTTACAATAAGGTGTTACCATACTGAGAAAGGTTTGAGTTATTTACAAAAACCTGTTAACATAGAGGTTTTGGTGTAAAAAGGCGTTATGGTGTAGGTTTGGTTAATTTAAAACAAGGTGTTACCATATAGAGGAAGTTTTGAATGACTGCTGAAAACTGAAAGCTATAAAGTCTACTGGTCAGCATTTACTATGGTTAAGTGGAGTgtgggacagagacagcaaTGGCTGTAGGCAGAGTAAAAGCTGAGGAAACGGTAAATAGGAAgatatacagagatacagagttGGATGGAGCTGAGAAAGCAGAAAGCAGATGAGCAAAGCTGTTAGTGCTGGAGCAGATGTGTGCGTCTCCTCAGGGCTACAACAGCCAGGCTCATTTGAGAGGAATGGCTCCCAGAAATTGAACTTATAAGAGAACGGACACACTTACTTGCGCTCATACAACGCCAAAGTGTAGGTGACAAGCACATTCCTGTGAGGCTGGCAGATAATTTTGCTATATTATTGAACTTTGCAATGAGGCTCAGAGAAAAGGTTTTTGGGGTGTCCCATGGCACttttacacatgcacacaatagCACACATTCTGTTATTACAGAAAGAGAAGATAGTGAGCCATGGTGTGTTCTCCTTTATTGTTCACAGTCaatttacctggtaaaatagGGAGAGGGGGGTGAAATACATATTATAGCGGCATAGGAAAATATTAGTGTtgggcaagtgtgtgtgtgtgtgtgtgtgtgtgtgtgagcttgcACATTCTGCCTGTCCCCCTGCGGGTTCCATTGTGGTGCATGGTGAGTAACTGTGGGCCTGAGGCACTATCACCCACAGCAACAAAAGGCCAAGTCCCAGAAAAAAGTCACTCCTCTGCACTCAGGTggtgtcccaaacggcaccctaaccctaacacgtAGAGCCTTAAAGGCCTTTGCCAGAAAAAGTGCAATCACAATGGAAACTCCCTCCAACACAGATGGACACAACCCTGCACATATCCAGTTATAACAGCACTCACCTGGTGTCACACGGGTCTATATTACTCCCTGATTAGAAGGAGAGAATTAAAATCAAAAGTGTTTCTGCCCTTCAGGAAGTGAGTTGAATTGCCCTGTCTTCCAGGTCTATACCTGCACAGTAATTGGAAAATTGTGTAGGCAAAATCTCTCTATACACTAAGATTTGATCTACAAAGAAAATGCTGCTAAACCAAATGGGGACATTATACATTCCACACACttattacacattttgttattacacAAGAATTCATCTCAGGATGTTTTGGACACTGCAGTCATTCATTCAATTTAATTCAGAATAATTATGTCTTATTAGCTTATTATCTTTCTCTGAAACTCTATTACCTGTGAAGTTACCATGCCAGCAGGTAAAGTAGGAGGTGGCAGACAATGGGGCTCCGTGGGTCGGTTGTCCACGGGCTCAGTTCCGACCACTATGACCACTGGGGACTCGTATTCCCCTGGACGCACACAGAGCTTCTTAGGAGAGGGAGGTCCGGAGGGGGCACCCGGACAGAGAGCACGAGCTTTCCGTGTTATTCTCTGCGGCTTCATTTCCACAGAGTCAGTGACCTGTCGGACATACGGGATCACGAGCTGGAGATGAGACTGTGGCCCGCCATTGACCGTTTCCGAGGCAACGTGAAGCGACACTAACTTCGACCCAATACCAGCGATGCTGTTGAGCGTCGCTATGGAAACGGCGCCGATGCAGTGGTTGGTGTAGGTCTTTGACAGCTTGGCAGCACGCGACAGCATCTGCATCCTCGTGCCCAGCAGGTTTTTACCGATGGCTTTGTTCTCATACCATGTCATGTCGCTGGCGCAGCAGTGGTCTCGCGGTCGCTGGAAGAACGCTTTGCACAGCGGGTTACGTTTTGAGACGTACTTCACAAAGCTTGCATACGGACAAAACTCCGTGCCAGTCTCATACATGCGCGGCAGCGTATCATCATCCGTGTCTGGTCTTTTTTTAGTCCAGGAAGCGGAGCGAGACTTGTGATAAGGCCCCAGTGCTTTGAAATAGATAAACTTTCTCCCATCCTCGTCTGTGGCCAGTCCGAATGAATCCTCCTCTAGCTCGCGCtgattctctctccccctcgtGCAGAAATACATGCATGTCTCAAACCACACTTTATTGAGCAGCCCGAACGGTGTATCGGTGTTAAACACACTTGATGTGTATATTTTTCTCAGGTCCGCCCGCGTTATAGCCTGTTTCTGCACGACTGGACCCGCTCCCTGCTCTTCCAGCTTTCTGATGACGGCGGCCAGGGTCAGGTTGGCGCTGCGCAGCTCTGGGTCCTTGGTGAGATCCAGGGTGCGATTGTAGGGCGGCTCGTTCAGGTAGCGGTTCAGAGAACTCCGTATGCTGATGAGCGAGGACTTGCTGTAGAGCTGGCCGCTTTTCGAGCGCGCCTCCGCGTAGAAGGATCTCAGGACCGCGCAGAGCGCATCCTTGTCCAGAGTTTCAAAGTCCGGACTTTGGGCTTTCTCACTCAGGTACTCCCGGAAGATCCGGACCGCGTACCTGGTAGCCAGGCGGGTGTTCTCGCTCAGTCTGGAGCGGTCAGACCGCTGCAGGTCTCCCTCCAGATCCGAGTCCAGTCCGGTGTTATAAAACGCCCCCGCTCCCGGTCCCAACCCGCTGCACTGGTCTGTACTGCGCATAAGGACCGCTTCTGTCTCCATAGCGGAGCAGCTGCCGGGGTCCAcgcactctgcctcccactccAGCTCGACATCCTCCCCGTACTCCTCCTCCCCAGTGATCTCCACCTCCTGGATatcatcatcctcctcatctCCGCTTATCTCAGTCTCCGGGCAACTCATGTGCTCCTCCCGTTCTGTCCCCGCCGTGTCGCTGGAGCAGTCTACGCTGACAGGCATTCTCGCCATATTGCAGTCTGTGTAGCAGTCCTCAGGCAGAGCGCATGCGCTATATTGGACCGCAGAGCTGTGAGAGCTTTGTGTTTAGTGACCTTCAGCTAGGCACGCGCTCTTAAAGGTGCAGGGAGCGAGCGCTGCGAGTGGGTTAAGGGAGCGCGCTCCCAAAAAAAAGGCTGCAGTATTGGACTGCATATTGGACCACTCACATGCAGCATGAAAATATCACAGGGTTTCCTATCTGCTGTTTGATACCTGAAAAAAATACACACCTGCCTATTTTAGCACTGTTGCTGAAACATCTTGATTTGAGTGCACATCTAGATGCCACACTGTAGCCAATAACTGCAGTAACATGTCCTCTGTCATCTTccataacataaaaaaacatgcagCATGTTCACACAGTGCTTGCTACACAAGGACATGAGAGATACACGGGTCCCTTGGGAAACGTCTACAGCACATAAACTTTATTGGACATACTTTCATGCTTGTCGTTGTCATGGTTGGAGGCTACTTCATCTCCCGAGCGCTGGATGTGAAGTGTGTTGTTAGAGCCAAATTGATTTGAGTGTTGTACCAAGGCCTCAGAAGTGCAAAGCAATTCTATTctattcttgttaatatagaacATCATCAGCCGGCCGTACCTTCAGGCTGAGAGCAGTAGAGCACTGCTTCTCCCGTGGGCACCCATGACCTTGATACAGCCTGATACATGCTGTCCTCCATACAAAGCTGCTATTACAAGCCATAAAGACTTCATGAGCTCTTACACAGGTTCATAGCTCAGCTCTTTTTCACTTGTGACAGTTCATACTTCTTATGCTGCTCTTATGTAGCTTCATTGTCACAACGCAGCTATAGATGAACCTGTCTCCCATAATGCCGTGGCTGTTACAGTTTAATGTATGTTGGCATGTAAGTTAATTATTGTTGCCCGTGAGAAGGTTCATAGACTCGTACGCTATAGGTCCCATTCCCTAAGGAGCAATAGAGTGCTAATGTTAAAGGCCCTCCTCCCCAAATATACTCAGAATAACAACACAGGAAGTCCTGTAAGAAGCCATGTGCTTAACTGAGCTGTCAGTTAAATTAAAACCTAATGTGACAGTTGACAAATCTCagactgtctgtttgtctccacTGCTTCATATGACAGTGCTGGGTTGTCATGTGTGACGTTGTAAATGAAGCACACGGCATGTTCACTTCAAGTGCTAACGACACTTACTACAATTAGAAAACGCAACAGCATCGATTTCAGTCCACCCCAGCAGAGCACAGAATACCGTCTTCTGTGATAGGAAATGTGTCAACATTTCTGGGGGATCGAATATGAATGACCTTGGACCTAGTCCTAaattaataatcctttagaatGGACATTTCCTATGGCCAATGCTGTCTCTGTTCAGGATTACGTTGAGTCTGAAGCTAGCACAGGAATATGCAACTAGAGTCAACCTAATCCTACAGAAACATTCAGTGGCCATCCTTTCTGAAACATTGTGAAAGCTGTACTTTTGTCTCTGACTGTTCCAGCTCCAGGGCATGTCACCAGGAAGGAAGGCTGAAACATTTcgaagaagaaaaaataaattatcttTAGCGGCGCCTCGTTTCACACCTCAATACCCAATTAGCAATTAGCCAGGCCTTTAAGTGGAGACCTTTGCCGTGGAGTCTGATCCCAGGCTGATTTGTATGCCGCTTGTTCAGATGCTGATAAGAAGTGTGGCCCAGAATACACGTTAGAGTTCTAAATTAAATTTTATGATGATTTGCATGCCAGGAGTGCCTTGGGGGCTGTGGGAAATAACATGGCCGCTCTTCAAAAGGAAATCTAGGCGCCGCTTGGCAGCAAAGTGTTTAGGATTGcactttttttgtgtgcagGCAGGTAATTTACTCCCTGACTAATCtgcagagatagagagaagtTGTAGAAGAAAAAGCACTTACACAAAGAACAAGCCTCTCCCTCACTCGCTCTGAGGCTCCCTGTCAAAACGCAGGGAAATGAACACCAAGGTGTGATAGAGCTGCTACCATAGCCTAGGGCTGCccaggaagaggagaggtgtgtgtgtgtgtgaatattccGTATACACTGtttgtgcatgtgagtgtgtgcctctgtgtgtttcCTCCTATGAACAGAAAGCTCCAACTTCTGCTATACCTGCCCTTCGCACTCATACTTGACAACAACAATTAGGCTTTTCTAATGAGGACACAGCCAAGGACCTACTGTCCCAtgggagagacctgcaaaaCCATGTACGCACCAGTCAAACATCAAgtgcagacacacatacacactgaaccCACTACCTGAACCGACACACAATGAAACCCCACATACTATACAGGAACTCTGTTTTGTATGCATACAATATCTATCCCTGCCATGCATGCCACAACAAAGAATTGGCGAAAGACTTGAAATCTATAGATTGGATTAGCCAGCCAGTAGTACAGCTATATCTCTTACATAAGCaatgtaattagcattataagAGTGATGCCAGCATTGTGGATTTTAGATTTATATCCAAAATCACAACCTTAACGTTTCACTATACCTCTTGGGGGCCATGGGTATCCAAGTAAATCAGGCTTCCAAGTGCTGTCATATTGGAAAAGTAAAGCATATAAAAAGCATTATGGATGTTACATTAATTGGACAAGCTTTTTGGGAGACTAAACATATTGTCAAAAGTCTGTTTGTAAGACCCACATCAAAACATGAATAGTAATTTCAGAGGTAATTCTTAGCTGAACACCAAACCTTTACATTATTAGTTTAGGACAGCCACCACTATGGATGTGGCAGATCTGGGGGAATAAAGTTATTTAAATGTCCAGCCAAATTAATTGTAGGCAGAAAACTGCAAATGTGGTTCTCTTActctgagttttttttttttattaatcttgACTCTGACCTCTAACCAAACATTTGACCCCAGACAGTAGTTATTCCGTCCTTTTGTGGTGCACCCACCAGAATTTGTTTTCTTGACAATATTCTTTTAACACAATTGGTGTACttgtatgtgactgtcaataccttttttatatttgtatcaGCAAAGAACATCCAGAAACTGCAAACTAGAGCTAAGTAAAACCTAGGTCAAAGGCAGTACCCGAGGAGAGCAATATCCTCATCCATTATATTTACAACCATTATGGATATCACAATGGTAAAAGGGAAAACCCAAAATAgacaaattaaagctgcaatGAAGGTTAGCTTCAGATTGAAAGTTTCAAGATGTTCCAGtgtggacaaaaccaacaccagcacccacctggacaaaaccaacacctatgtgagaattcTATTCATAGACTTAACTCAGCAATCAAcatggtcatcccctctaggctggtcaacaaactccatgacctggggatcagcccctctttctgcaactggactttggacttcctaaccaacagaccccagtcagtcaggttagagaacttcacctcctccaccctgatcctgaacactggtgttccacaaggctgtatGCTGAGacccctcctgtcctccctcttcatccacgactgcgttcctgtacacagttccaacaccatcgtcaagtttgcagacaacaccatggtggtaggcctgatcagtgacaatgacgagtcagcctacagggaggaggtcaagtgcctggcggcatggtgtgctgacaacaacctggatCTCAATGCAAAGAAGATCAATGAGCTCAttatggattacaggaagtctaaaggctgcagtcatgctCCAGTTCTCATTGATGGCACTGAAGTggagtgtgtccagcttcaaattcttGGATGTCCACATcgccgaggacctctcctggaccctcaacacctcaaccctggtcaaaaagtcACAGCActgcctgtactttttgaggacgCTGAAGAAGGCCCATCTGTCTTCTAAGATCCTTgagaacttttaccgctgcacaatcgagagcattctgacgaACTGTGCCACAGTGCGGTTTGGTGGATATCTCTGTGGCCGACTGGAAGGCCTTGCAATGGGTTTTGAAAACCGCCCATCACATCACTTGGGCCCAGCTCGAAGCCATCGTAGGCCCAGCTCGAAGCCATCTTGCTGGGGCAAGATTTCTCTTGCCCCAGCAAGTTCTGGGACCGTTTTTTTccagctactgtaaccctgcttaaccatacccacccacccaccgcttagtactgcctctcagggaccttgttgcactactctctttgtactactggattCAGACCTTGCTTTACAAAATCTGATACGTTTTCAATTGTTACGTGTCAACCTTGGGAACCTGCTttctctgcatttcagttgcacatgccacttTGAGTTGCACATCCACCTAGAGTTGCACCTTCAGTTGCACATTCATGCCACCTTggtcatttagaattgccatttgcattgtatttgcctttattgcacatctataacttccacttgtaacataaaCTAATACTTTCCCGCCCTTTTCTATTTGGACTTATGGTttgatgcaaactgcatttcgttttattgtacttgtactgttcaatgacaaaatcAAATGAAATCTAATGTGAgataaatgttttccaaatgccTTTCCTTTAAAcaataatgtacatttgtgctcataagtttgcataccctggcagaaatagtgacattttggcattaatttagaaaatatgactgatcaagCAAAACAAACTGtcctttatttaaggatagtgatcatatgaagccattaattatcacatagtttggttcctttttaaatcataatgataacagaaatttcccaaatgaccctgatcaaaagtttacatactcttgaatgtttggccttgttacagacacacaaggtgacacacacaggtgaaaatggcaattaaatgtgaatttctcacacctgttgctttttaaattgcaattagtgtctgtgtataaatagtcaatgacaGAGGTGGAGCTTAAATGGGTGTGATGGGTGCGTGgcacccatggcagccaatcagagggccCCAGAAGACGTGTATCTTaaggttgaaaaaaatattgcaagcaaaataaaatgatattatgattttttgctagatactatttagttgacattgaagtgataaacttctatatttgttttgttattccataTTGCATTTGCATGATGACCAATATGTGACCATGGGGCTGtaaccagtgttgccagatgcggatagggttgtatagaagaAGTAACTTTTGTGCAGTTTTTATGTGCAGTCCGCAGGTTGTTGAGCAATATAATGGCAGTGAAATATGGCAACCCTGGCTGTAACGTCAGATCTTGTCAGCCCATTTGCTAAAGATTTTAACTGTAGAAGATAGTTAGCATtagtaacaaaacataaacattttacgTGGAAATAAAAGCGATACATTATTCAAAGTATTAATATAATGATATGCCCTTGAGAAACGTATTTAGTAAAGTTGTTGAAAAGCAAAAGCATGAGAAGATGGAAAGATCTGACGTTACAAGGATGGGAGCAGCATCACAGCTTCAAGCGAAGGGGGAATACAGCTATGATCCAGGTCTAACAGCAGCTAGCAGTAaagttttgtaactgcaggtacatttttgttgtagcccaaTAACAAGTGTCTGTTCATTATGGTACATGAAACCTACGTATTTTTTGGgaagtattaaatattaatattctcTTTCTTTTAATTGGGAAATCTGGTAGCAGTAGTAAGATTTTAGTGGTGGAGGGGTTGGGTCAGGTGGGGCCTCTGGGGCTTTGTTcgcacccatgggagagaaagctaagctctGCCACTgctcaatgagtttgttagctctcatgtgggtgcactgagcaggctagatactgagccatggggagctgaaaagaactgtcaaaagacctgtgtaacaatggaatggaactttataaagatggataaggatataaaaagatatccaaagccttgcaaatgccagtcagtactgttcaatcacttattaagaagtggaaaattcagggatctcttgataccaagccaaggtcaggtagaccaagaaagatttcagccaaaactgctagaagaattgttcgggatacaaagaaaaacccacaggtaacctcaggagaaatacagactgctctggaaaaagacggtgtgcttgttttaaggagcacaatacgacgatacttgaactaAAATGAGCTACagggtcgagttgccagaaagaagcctttactgcgccaatgccacaaataAGCCTGTTTATAATATGCTCGAccacaccttgacacgcctcacagcttctggcacactgtaatttggagtgacgagaccaaaagagagctttatggtcacaaccataagtgctatgtttggagaggggtcaacaaggcctatagtgaacaatGTGTGTGAGCCCTAAAGGCagggggaatcttgtgaaaatgtatggcaagaggaatgcagcatgttatcagaaaatgttAGCTGACAATTAGCATTTTTCTGCAAGAAAGCTGCGCATGgcacactcttggactttccagcaccacaatgaccctaagcacaaggccaagttgaccctccagttgttacagcagaaaaagttgaaggttctggagtggccatcacagtctactgacactctggggagatctcaaacatgcggttacAATATAACCAAagactgcatgacctggaggcattttgccaagacaaataggcagctataccacctgcaagaattcagagcctcatagacaactattacaaaatactgtGTGCTGTCAGTTTGctgtcagttaattttttttatttgttggcatgttttgttttatgattgtgccattctgttatgacctacagttgaatgtgaatcccataagaaataaaagacgtattttgcctgctcactcatgtttctttacaaatggtacatatattaccaattctccaagggtatgcagacttttgagcacaactgtatatattacatttcctgTCATAAAACATCTGCCAATGCGTACAAGTCTGATGAACTCTTAAACGAAACTCAGTACACTTAAGAAATTAACTAGTACTGGACAACATGCTCATATTGTGAACAAGGGTGCTCAAAATTGGttacattg
The nucleotide sequence above comes from Esox lucius isolate fEsoLuc1 chromosome 8, fEsoLuc1.pri, whole genome shotgun sequence. Encoded proteins:
- the LOC105011882 gene encoding uncharacterized protein LOC105011882 isoform X1, with the protein product MARMPVSVDCSSDTAGTEREEHMSCPETEISGDEEDDDIQEVEITGEEEYGEDVELEWEAECVDPGSCSAMETEAVLMRSTDQCSGLGPGAGAFYNTGLDSDLEGDLQRSDRSRLSENTRLATRYAVRIFREYLSEKAQSPDFETLDKDALCAVLRSFYAEARSKSGQLYSKSSLISIRSSLNRYLNEPPYNRTLDLTKDPELRSANLTLAAVIRKLEEQGAGPVVQKQAITRADLRKIYTSSVFNTDTPFGLLNKVWFETCMYFCTRGRENQRELEEDSFGLATDEDGRKFIYFKALGPYHKSRSASWTKKRPDTDDDTLPRMYETGTEFCPYASFVKYVSKRNPLCKAFFQRPRDHCCASDMTWYENKAIGKNLLGTRMQMLSRAAKLSKTYTNHCIGAVSIATLNSIAGIGSKLVSLHVASETVNGGPQSHLQLVIPYVRQVTDSVEMKPQRITRKARALCPGAPSGPPSPKKLCVRPGEYESPVVIVVGTEPVDNRPTEPHCLPPPTLPAGMVTSQDSRVSSMASRPPVSQSPVSPLGSGGIPTPPQLTKTNAPVHIDVGGHMYTSSLATLTKYPESRIGRLFNGTEPIVLDSLKQHYFIDRDGHIFRYILNFLRTAKLLLPDDFKEYSLLYEEARFFQLSPLQTELERWRSERQAMSVWRECECVVVRVTPELGERITLSGDRALIEDVFPEVGDVMCNSLNAGWNHDSTHVIRFPLNGYCHLNSVQVLERLQQRGFEIAGACGGGVDSSQFSEYVLRREGRSNGTRGPIHGSVKQEVLD
- the LOC105011882 gene encoding BTB/POZ domain-containing protein KCTD1 isoform X2, whose amino-acid sequence is MFQDSRVSSMASRPPVSQSPVSPLGSGGIPTPPQLTKTNAPVHIDVGGHMYTSSLATLTKYPESRIGRLFNGTEPIVLDSLKQHYFIDRDGHIFRYILNFLRTAKLLLPDDFKEYSLLYEEARFFQLSPLQTELERWRSERQAMSVWRECECVVVRVTPELGERITLSGDRALIEDVFPEVGDVMCNSLNAGWNHDSTHVIRFPLNGYCHLNSVQVLERLQQRGFEIAGACGGGVDSSQFSEYVLRREGRSNGTRGPIHGSVKQEVLD